Within Paralichthys olivaceus isolate ysfri-2021 chromosome 19, ASM2471397v2, whole genome shotgun sequence, the genomic segment AGCTGCAATTAGGTAGCATGAGTATTTCCATATAGTTTAATGCATGTGTTCAGGAAGATGGAGGGGTTTGACTAGGTATGAATACAAATCAGCTATAAGCAGATGTGACGCTCATACCATAGCATCTGGGGCAATTGCAGTGAGTGAACGTGTGCAGACTGTGTGATCTGccttcatcattttcattcataCTACTACTGAAAATGAATCTTCTCTGCCATGGATGCGCCCGGCGTCCACACTTAGTTTTAGAGCCGCTGAGAAGTTTTGAATCGTTGCTGCCCCCGTTTTAGTTTGGtttagtctggacgggcagaaatTGAAATGTGTGGAAACGATGACATATGTTTTCTGATTGTCTTTCTGGTCACAACGTAATCTTCACGTGACCACATGACCCCCGCCCGGAAGAAAACAACCGGCTTTAGCCTCGGCAACACTGCAgaacgcaacatggataatcaattacaagcgttGCTGGCTCTATTGTCTTTCCTTACGGCTTGTCTTTCCTGTCTACACTGGCATGAGCACGACATACAGTGTGTTAGTATGGAGTGGGATTAAAACTGAGCCAAAAACCTTATTTGGACTGAGACCGTTTTAGCTGgaaaaacaatgaacacatgaaaatgtGAAGTGGATGTAGCCCCAGACACTCCACGACAGCACAAAGCCAATATTCCTCCAACCATGTGCTTAGAAAACAAGTGGCAGTATATTCAGCTTCCTGTCCTCACCCGATCAGcactggacaaaaaaaaaaaatactttcccCTCTGTTCTCACTCCCACTCTCTGTCTTGTTTCAcagcagaggaagctgctcctGCCGCTGCTGCTTAAAGGGTCAGAGCTGAACAGTAGTTTGGAAACACAGCGGACGGACCAGAGCCTGTGGGGAGTTTTCTGACTCTCAAACCATCTCCTCAGTTCCTGGGAGCTGGCTGGAAACTCCCTGCTATTCCTACTCCGAGGACAAAACAGCTGCACATTCTCACTTTTCACTGGTCGTTTGAACTCGACCCAGAAttaggaaagaaaagaaaaaaacaagcagagacTTAAAAGTGTGTCTCTCGTGTTAGATAATATTATTACTAAATTCACGAGTTTCTCACTTTTGTCTTCAttcatttccacattttatgatttaatataagacacatgtttaatttaaagtgaaaagaaatgacagtgttctttttttttttctgacgcATCATGAGCCATTGTCTGACTGGAAATAACTGGACACTGCTCACAGCTGGAGATCAACCGGAATCCATTTTGTCAACGTTTTCCCTGAATAAGTCACTATCAggatctgtgtgtgagtgtgtgtgcgcgcgcctGTGCGCATAATTACAGATGCGCCATTCCTCCTAAGCTGTCATTAGAAAAGGGAATGGGAATGACTCCAGGCTACAACCACCGCTTGCGGTTACGTAACACGCTCCTCTCGGATCCTCGTCTTATTCCGGAGGCAGCTGCAAACGGCTGCGTCCTGCTCTTCCattgtctgagagagagagagagagagagagagagagagaggttggaAAAACAAACGCTGCTCCTTGTGGCCGAAGaggagtttgttgttttttttctctctctctctttctgttcacTCTGAGATTttatgtctttgtctgtctgggTCGCTCAGCCTGTGGTGCGCGTAATTGTCTGCAGTCCCCTATGCGTCCGTGTGAGGGCGCAGTGAGCCCAGTGGGATGCTGCTGGCTCtcagacaaaagagagaaagacactcAGAGACATTCAGAGACAGTGGGGATGAAAATATCTCTACAGTAAATATCTACAGTGAATATCTACAGTAAATACCTCGACAGTACATGAGAAAATGAATGGCACTCGTGCGTAAAAAGTTGGATTTATGTGTGATTATCAATTTcttataaacataaatatttattatcatcattattatttttatcactcaatcattattactttaaaacatgttgatTAATCTAATCCAGACTAAAATAAACACGCGTTTACTATTTCAACACGTCCTCACAACAActcattgttttgattgatgTAATAAATACATGCATAGTGAGTGTGCGccttgtgctgtgtgtgtttatgtggggGGGTTAAAAACATGGACGGTTCGAGTCCCCAGGGccagaaacaacagcagcatccagtttgctgctgcagtgccCTTGAGCAACCTGGCCAAGACATCAAATCACTAACAGCCCCGAGGTGATACTTCGACTGCTCCTTGGCTGATCGTCCCAacggagagaagaggggagagaaaagacagtTCGCCCGAGGCTACCGATAACACATCAttctttttctctattttgaactttgtgttcctccttttttcctttcttttgtttttgcctcCTTCATTTCTCTACATTCTTATCcactctctctgttttcatccCTTTCTTTCCGTTTGTTTGCTTTCGTTCCTCCTCGCACTGTTTAGGCTGTATTCCTCGATTCACCTTGAAAGAAAGCTCCCAGCCAGCCTGTCTCCCGCGTTGCATCAAAACCCAAAGCCCCGACTGTaccaccgcctcctcctcctcctcctcctcctcccagcctGTGAGGGAGGAGTCTATTTTCCTCCCCGCAGAACTGAGTGTATaacacactgcagccagccacaatgTGTGTCAGAGGACTGTCTGTGCTCCCAAAGTAGATGACTGCAACAAATCTGGTGTCTGTACCACTGACTGCGAGATATACGAGGAAAAATTGGTTCGCGCACTATCATCCAAAGTCAGGACGAGGTGAGCATCCTCTCATCTTCTAAAAACGGAAACGTGTTATTATTTCTGTGACATAAACATTTCCTCTGGTAGATTTAAATTGttgcatttccattttttttatgCCACGGTCACATTTTCTGGAGTGTTTGCTGAGCGCTGACCCAGTGCGTCCTTTGGCACGAGTTTGTGCGTCACGGTCACATTTACGCATATTCTCCTGTGAGATTTGTGCGGCTTTAAAAGCTCACAGATGAGTGAGTGTGGAATTCAGTGGAGcagactgtgtgtctgtgtgtgggctTTGACTCATGCTCCTTCCACAGGGCAGTTTTCAGGTGTGATACAGAGGACAGGGggaatggagagagggagagacgctGCCTCATGATGGACACTAAAAGTGTCTTTTGTTCCTTTACAGGTTTTACAATTGTGGGAGAGAATGCCGACGATAAGTAAAAACTCCGATTTGGAGTTTGACTCCTTACAACCGTGTTTCTTTCCGGATGAGGACGACTTCTACTTCTGTGGTCCCGACGCTGCGCCACCGGGTGAGGACATCTGGAAGAAATTCGAGTTGCTGCCCACTCCGCCCCTCTCCCCGAGCCGAGCCGCTCTATCGGGGGAGCCGGCGACTGCCGACCCGGAAGCAGACCCTTTGGGCTTCGGTTTGGGGGACCCCCTGGACTGGGCttccgagctgctgctgctgccagaggATGATATCTGGGGGGCGTCCGACGATGGGGACCTGTTCGGCTCCGCTTTGGATACTACTAACCCCAACAGCATCATTATCCAGGACTGTATGTGGAGTGGCTTCTCCGCCAGGGAAAAGCTGGAGCGGGTGGTCACGGAGAAACTCGGGAAGGCTATTTCCACGGCCACGGCGGGAGGCAGGAGCGTGTGCGTCAAGGCGCCGGAGgtggtcagcagcagcagcagctcgatGACAGAGTGCGTGGACCCCGCGGTAGTGTTCCCTTTCCCGGTGAACAAGAAGAACTGCAGCAGAGACTTACCCGGGACCGTAAACACATCCACAGACCACGGGAGCGTATCCAGTGACTCTGGTAAGAATCTGAAGATGCGCTAAAAGCCTTTGTTTACGTTTTTTTATAAGCAAATACTAATGACAAGATAAACCTCaacacattattaatattatcatcatcatagatataataatgatcatcattattattattattattatcatccacTACCCTTCCTATTAGGAGTGACTGGAGCTTGTTCATATGACTGGCCCAGAATCGGATTACCTCTTTACATTCCCGTAATACACACAaccacgcgcgcgcacacacacacacacacgcgcgcacacacggTGGAGAAGTGACACAGTGAACGAGGTTTATGTAATCAGCGGGCTCTTCATCCGGCAGATGGCAGTAAAATGGGGAATTGTGTCTCTTACTGAGCTCGGTTGTCATCTGAGCCAAACAATAACGCACCACACACGCCTGCgcgcgcacaaacacacacacactgaccttacTTGGACCAGGCTgtagaaggaggaggagatgaaaaggTGTTTCAATAATGTGATGAGCTGATAAAGTGTCTGGTGGTTCACTGTGCCGTGAAAGCTTTTCATTACGCATGGATTAATGGACAATTTGCGCGCAGTGGGGGAGAAGTGGGCACTTCTTTTAGTCAGTGTACGAATTACCACACAGGTGAAATTAGCTCTTGGTCAGACAAGAATAGAAACGCAGACTGACGCGCTTGTATTTTACCATCATCTTTAGAGGGAATCGTGTAGGAAGTGGTTATGTGTTTGGATTCGGAAATGagagctgtgtatgtgtgtgtgtgttcaatcgCCCTAAGACTTCATCTCCCATCTATTACTGCCCATGAGTTTCCTAAACAAACACTCACGAGTCCTTATCAGCGTGTTTTCGCTGTGGCGCAGGAGTACAAAGGCCTCCAGCTTGGCACAGAGGGCAGACTCAGCCGGCCCTGCCAAACACCTCCTCCACGGGGAAGAAAAGAGGACGGAGGAGGGCCCgggcttcttcttttttaggaggggtgggaggggggtggggtgacAGCTTTGAACAAGCGCTCCCTCTCGACAGCTGTCTCCCTGGCGCCGCTCCAGCTCCTAGGCTTAAAAAATGGGTGGTGATCCGATCGCCTGCCACCCGAACATCCCGCGCACAGCACCTCCCCACTGCGCTTCCGTCGCTCCAAGCGCTGAGACGCGTCCTCCTGTGTTGTTGAGCAGTTCTTTACTATTTCATCGCAGAAACACAGACTTTGAAAAGCTACAAGGGGACCTCCATCACTCGTCAAACATTAGGAGTACAGTGCCAAGGGGACGCCAGGGGATTTTGCTCCTATAGAAGGAGGACTTCAGTTCTCACTTTAGGCTGATGTTTTATCTCCCCGGGCAGAtgttttctgctctttcttctATTTATACTCCTCAACCCCAATAAATGAGCTGTTCCATTCAGAGAGTGAAATGCCAAACAGCTAAATCCCAACCCTCACATGTGGCAAAGCTAGCCACGCCCCCCCACATCCACCCAGCTGTGCCAGGCTTTGTTTTGATGGCAGcaccagcctgtgtgtgtgtgtgtgtgtgtgtgtgtgtgtgtgtgtgtgtgtttgtagagtgtgtgtgttgagacaGTATCCTGGTGCAGCGGCGTCTGAAGTGGGTTACTGTCAGCTGTAAAATGCCACACTCTTCAGATGCTCCTGAGCTGATAATGACAACCATTATCACAAAGGCGTTTTAACTGGGCCTCACACGCTCCTGCCTCAGGATTGGCCACTTCCTCTCATCCTCAAAGGCGCCGGGCGGATGATAAGTCGCAGCTGCTCGGCTCGATTTCCGCACAGGTATTAAGATGGAGGAGCTCAGCTCGTCGTAAGATtcgattttctaacttcaccgCGGGTCAGAGTTTAGGTAAAGTCCCTGAATGCCTGAGCGACTATCGCACACAGTCAGCGTGACTGCAGCTGCGCTGATAGACTGAGTCGGCATCTGACTTTAAGTGTCTCGTCTCACCGGAGAAGATTAGGAGAGAttttgaaggaggaggagagaatgaaAGGCAGAAATCCAGGCTGTCTGCTCAGCACTGAAACTGAACGTGTCAACGCCTGCAGAGTAGATGAGTTGAGTGACTGACACTAAGCATTAAGGGGTTTTCTGCTAATGCAAACAGCGTTGAGCAACTCGttcactcccacacacactctctctcgaTCTCACTCCCACGtacacgctcacacacatacCTGTCACCCGCTGGTACACATCGATGACATAGCGAGAATGCTTGTGTGTCAGAGCGATTAAGTCACTAacattctgttttcttttcccagaaGACGAAGATGACGACGAAGCAGATGAGGGAGAGGACGAGGACgacgaggatgaggaagaggacgaagaggaggacgatgaggaggaagaggagattgATGTGGTCACAGTAGAGAAGAGGCGCTCCACAATCAACAAGGCATCACCCATGGCGACAGGCACCGTCACTATCTCTGTGCATCCCAAGTGTCAAGAAGCGAGAGGAGGCGTCTCGGTGTCCGGCGTGGTGAGCCGGTTCGTCAGCCGAGCCCCTCAAGAGCTGATCCTGAAGAGGAGCTCTGTCcatcagcagcaacacaacTACGCAGCCCCCTCACCGTACGCCTCAGACGACGATCCCACGCCACCTCCAAAGAAGCAAAAAACATCAGACGCCCCTCGACCCTCCACCAGAAccatctcttcatcctccttgTCTTCCTCCATGTCCTGCAGCTCAGTCACCAGCACATCGGGGGCACGCAGCAAGCGCAGCACCAGCGGGGACAGCAGCCCGCGCGGCAGCTCCGACTCAGAGGACAGCGAGCGCAGGCGTAACCACAACATCCTGGAGCGCCAGCGCCGAAACGACCTGCGCTCCAGCTTCCTGACACTACGCGACCACGTGCCGGAGCTGGCTCACAACGAGAAGGCGGCGAAGGTGCTGATCCTGAAGAAGGCCACAGAGTACGTGAGCTCGCTGGAGACGGAGGAGATGAGGCTCCAGCGGGACAAGGACAGACTCCAGGCCcgcaggcagcagctgatgcgCAGGCTGGAGCAGGCAAGGACTCGCTAACAGACAACCGATacaacacagaaacactcaATATATCCTGGATGACCCCCCTCTTGTCTCAACTCAGtctgacacacacccacacacaggccTTTACActtcagcacagacacacaggcctGCATATCTGTtgtatatgtgcacacacaaacacaatatctcaGAGGATGTTTATCTTCAGATGCCGGCAcacacctggaggaggaggaagaggaggggggggggttgctggAGGGATGCTCGGACTTTCACTGCCGCCactttttttgcacatttgttgACATTAAGAATGTTTAGGGTTTACTTTTTTCCAATCGAGTCACATTGAGGAAAGATAGAAAGatcgaaagaaaaaaaagatggaggaaggagCGAGGACACACTTTTGTTTTATAGTCTTCCCTTCCTCTGGTTTTTATATCATTTCTATttgtatcttgttttttttttgttttttttgtactcACTGTGACACCAGCCCGGAATCAGGTGATTCCCACGGGGACGGGTGTTCGAGGGCACTTTGCTTGGAGAGTTTCACGTACAAGAAGCAGTGCACATTTACTTTGCCTTCaccactgcaaaaaaaaaaaaaacaactgaagagACTACGACGACTGAGGCGTAATGGGTCACGTAAACAAAGCCACtacaggttctctctctctcactcctctcacACTGGTGCTCAAACCAAGTCAGTGGATGTATAACTGTGCACCTTGCTAGCCGACACTTTTGTATATAACAATAGTGTACAGACAAAAATACACTCAGATCTGCCTTGTTTTGTAATACAttttgtccttgtttttttaaatttttttttatacatgtcAGGAAGCTGCCAATAACTAGACTGGAAGTTTATATACCTTTAAAAAGTACTGTAAGGCCTCGATTTTTGAGAGTCATGAAACTTtgtaatataacaatatattgttttttttttctcttctttttctttgtattgTATCATATTACTAATTCTACACACCTTTATGCTTTTAGTGTGAACCTGATACATACTAAATTTGATACTTATATTTTCGTATGAAAATGAGTTCTCGGTAGATATCACTTTATCTcgtcatttcttttcttctatcTCAAAGTAATTCCTTTTGTACAGCAAATGTGTTCTATCCTCATGTACCtggcctttttctttcttcctcttttgtttatatttgtaaCTATCGGGTGCATAGAACTGGGTAAACGGATataagatgtttgtttttttcatttttaaaatgtacatttagtgCTGCAACTCATAGCACTTTGAAATAcctcattttgaaaaataaatagacaTCATAAAATCCTCATCGCTGCCTCTTTGTGGATCTTTTGTCGTCACCGATCATAAAGTACCTGCATCTTTCTCAGATTAATTTTTaaacctgtttgttttgctgcttcCCAAAGATTCATCCtgacaaagaaataaagagtGTCTTTTGAATCCTCTGTGTCTCAGCACCCTGAGGCTACCTCCCCCTCTGTAGCCTctcacacccacccacacacccacccacacacacacctacacacacacttcaaatgcactgcacacacacacacacacacacactcatatacacacacacacacacagaaacacactcctCTCTATTTCCCTCTCTCACCAACATAGCTCTTCCTACTACATTGTTCAGgatgttgccatggaaactggagcagctgctgagtggcagacactgagagtgagtcttttatttgtctgttagtAGTCTGTGTATTTcggcctgcatgtgtgtgtctgtgtgtgtgcgtgcttgtatgaatgcaaatgtctgtatgtgtgtctacCTTTTGTCCCGGTCTGTGTGTGGCCCGGGCGCCTGATATCTCAGGCGTTGTGCGCTGCCTGCCATGATGCCAGGACAAGGCTGGATACTGTTTACCAACATCAGCCACATGGCCCTggcctccgcctcctcctcctcctcctcctcctcctcctcctcccctcacctccacctcccctcTGTGACTCCAGCGCCGGGCCTTTGCCCAAATATGTGCCACTCAGGAGCCCGGCCAGCCGTTCTCTGGACATGGCTGAAAGAGAAATCTGTTGCCACGGTCTGAGTAGCCATTCAGCACGACAGCGTgttcacagaggagaggagagcgagACTTGCCAGGAGGAGAATTAACAGgatgtaaaaatacacattgtTTATGACTGCATGTAGCAGCATATGTCAGGTTGAATCTAGTGTTCAGCACAAACCTTAAAACCCCTAACAAGTAGAGTAAAACCCTGCTTCACTATGTTAGTGCCATGCTCTTCACATTGAAATGCTTAAGAGCCCCTTCATCTATAGGAGTGGGACCCAAATGATCCAGAGGTATGTGCAGTATTTAAGAGACAGGGCTATATGAGGACTGAAGACTGTTTTGGAGTTGAGACAGACCAAGACTGAGCCTCTCGGTGGGGGAGTGGAACTGGTAGATTACATAACAGGGGTCTGGTAGGTCTGGTGTCTTTGTGTGCACttattgtgtatgtgtttatgggACAGGAGTAAGTCtttgtgtatgcgtgtgtgtgtgtgtgtgtgtgtgtgtgtgcacgtgttttGTGCGTGTCCTCTCGTGGGACTTCCCCTAACCATCTGCCTAATGGCTTATCCTGCTTGGTTATAGGATGAAAACAAGTTCAGGGACAATAACATCCGTCAGAAAAatgggagaggaaaaaaaaggaaaaacaacatatGACAGCCAGCGGAGGCAGTTTGCTTCAGATGGTGAGATTAACTGTGACATTCAATATGAAATTCAACACTGTACACACATGTAGAGTAtcgttaaacacacacacacgcacacacgcacacacacacacacacacacacacacacagtaacagtgTCCAGTGCCACATTTCCCGCCCACAGTCCTTGTGTTAAACAAACATAGAACGGTTCACCTCTCagctgtacacacactcacaaacgtCGCCTTACACGCTGCCTGACACACTTGTAGGGTCTTGAGCTTCAACTACAGCAAAGAAATCTACTTTCAGAAATACAGCTAATTGCTTCGGAGAGGAGCCGACGTTCAGGGAGCAGCCACGTTCAACAGACATATGGTCCTGGCTTTTCCCTGATTATTATCCATTATCCTTCTGCCCACCGACTGTCCGGCTGGAGCtgcccagacacacacacacgcacgcacacacaactcTAATGGGCTTACACCCCACTGACGGATGTTCATCAAAGCTACACAGCAGATAATATGgcatgtttgtgttctgttttgttttctgttttgagaTCTTTATTGCTGCGCCATCATTAATTGACAACACTTGCCACAACTCTCCGATTGTCCCGCTGGACACGGGATCTGCATTCAACACGTTAACCTTCCCATATGGAGGAAACaatggctgctgtgtgtgtgtccgggcACAAGTGCGAGCGTGCCTGTAATGTGCCCAACCTCTGCACAAAGGCATGCCCATCACCCATCCGCCACACTGGGCTCTGTTTGCCAAGAGCCCTGCTATCTGTtgggggggagtgtgtgtgtgtgagtgagtgtgtgtgtgtgaggggggtgTCACCATCTGTTGTGGGGTCCGGCGTGGTCGCAGGTGCTCTGAATTGGTGTGTTTTGGAGTCGTGGTAGGTAGAGAAGCATGGCCAGTTACAAGGAGGGTATCGAGGAGTATTGGggcagaaaatgtgtgtgtgtgtgtgtgtgtgtgtgtgtgtgtgtgtgtgtgtgtgtgtgtgtgtgtgtgtgtgtaggatgaGGGACAGTTCCTAATATGTGGCCCTGACAAAGAGCTGTGCAGCTACAGTAATTGCAGAGCACATAGTGGACAGGGAGGCAGGagaagggggagagggggagggagggaaggagaaggggagagaaagggaggccTTAGTGTTTGATCAAAGTTTACCAAAGTCTGAGGAGATTTGCATACAGATGGTACTGTAGCACGGCCCCCGGAATACCTTTccctctctttatttctctttctccgtctctctttccctctctctctctctctctctctctcacacacacacatacacacacacacacacacacaaatgtaatagGGTTTCATTGAAGAATCCATGAATAGCCTTTCAAGAGCGCGTTTGGAGCAAGAAACAGCCTTGGCtacacaacacagcacagagaaaaagaatgaaaaagtagtaaatgaaaagagagaagagagagagatgaaaaaaaagtgagagagagagtgattaaGATAGGGAGCAGAACGAgtgagaggaaatgagagaaaagcCTCCGTGAAGCActaattattaaaacaaattcaCCCAGTGCCGTTAACCCACTGATATGATAATATCTGCGCTGACATCCATTCACCTCCTTCGCTCATTCTGTCCTCGGGCACATCCTCCGCTCATAATGTCGTTGTCGTGTGGCCATTGATCGGGCAAGTGCCGTCGCTCTTATGTAAGTGGCTAGTTTGTTTGAAGCCATTGTTTTGAGGCCGTTAACCCGCTGTGCCAAGTGTCCTCGCAATGTGTCCGTCAGCGCCTGAGCACCATCTAACAGTCAAAGCCACAAGCGAGACCACAGCCAGCCCTGACTTGCCGTCAGCGTCCGCGATGGCAAGTTGAGAGTAGAGCAGTGCATTATGGGCTATTAGTCTCCAGGCCTTTACATCTGAATAACAACAGGAGCCATAATCACCATGTTGCACAACTTAGGTTTGGAGACACTTAACTGTCAGTAGGTAATTTATGTTGCACTTTCAACACACGTCcaaagtgttttacagacagagacagggaaaCAAATTGCTAAACCGCAAAATCTACAGTTATTACATGAAAATTAGCACAAGAGTGGATTTAACATTGTAGAAGAGACAAGGTagagtgaaagaggaaacaggtgGACAGGTTGTTATTAAAATATCCGTTAATAACAATGCAGATAAAATCCTTttattatctataccacttgtACTTTGCATGAGGGCTCGAGCCAATCCTGGTTGATATATGGCAAGAGGAGGGgaacaccctggacaggtggCCAGCATATCATATGGCTGAATGAAAGAACACATATATCTCAGGGTGAAAAAGCAAACTCCTGTTGCGTTATTCatgtgtaaaaagaaaacaccagaaACAGTCCGGACTCAATCTACAGACGACGGAAGATGGAAAATATTGCTCGTAACCCTGAGTGAACCTATGACCTTCCTGCTGGAGACTGACTGCTGCATTACTGCACAATTTCAATGGGTACCCCCATCAGCTTTTCATCACTGCTATACAACAGCCCTGATGCATTATGGGTGGGCTACAAGAAGAAGCATGTGTTGTGGTTACTGTAAATACTGAGATTCACACTTTCAGCAGAGCTTATTAATGTAGCGGTCATGTAACGTAGCAGAAACACAACTCAAAACACACTTTACGTTAAAGTGATTACTCGTCTTtcaaagcgtgtgtgtgtgtgtgtgtgtgtgtgtgtgtgagttttgtgCCAGGTTGTGCGTACGTGTGTGCACTCACTCCACCTccctttgtgtatgtgtgtacttatcccattgagtgtgtgtgtttatttggaGTAATCACCGGGGCGCTTCtgtgtttgtacatttgtaCCAGGATTGATTCATGACTGCTCCTCCAGAGGAAACAGATAACAAATGGTTTTCTGGTCCAATAAACACTGTCTGCCTGTAAACCAAATTAAGCTAAACTAAACCATCCTCTGTGTGCACCTCCAGCTGAATGGATGGCCGGCTGGGAAACTGTCCTGCGCGGAGGGAAAGCTCAATGAGAGACGTATTGATTGAGGGTGAATTGTGGAGTAATGGTGTCACCTCGGGCCTAAGCAGACCTTCCAGACTCCCTGGTGGTTTACGCCCACCAATCaatgagtttgtgtttgcatggggCCACGTTCGACTGCTACATTTTTCAGAACTCCACGCCCACTCCACTTTGATACTTCACCAAAAGTTTTTGCCTTGAAGATtaggaagggaggaaaaaaggagggagTGCACATTTGCCCTTGTGTCCGAAGGTACCATATGATTTCCATGCTCCCTCTGTGAGTCAGTGCTGCGTTTGATCACTGGTGAGCTACGATGGGTCTGACCCCTGACCTTTAGGGCTGCAAGGAAGGGTGACAGTGATCGGTGGGGGTAAAAGAGGATCCAGAATAAAACCTGGTGgttgctggctgcagtacaggcaTCTtgcatcctccatgttagtggatgggacatggaacaaactaaaaagtaaaagtacacgtCAAAGTGTTTTTGTGCAAGTTCGGTTTTGATTAGTAATTTGATTCTATAAAAATGTGAGTTAAAGGTAATGACTGGTCGAGCGTGTGTATTGACTGGACGCGGCTCCATCCTCCAATCACGACTGCGCAGGCTCTGACTCCAAAGATGGCGGCGTTTCTATCAgggatattttagttttatggatagtgggaggaagtggagatggcatcgtccatttttattcaaagtctATGACATAAAcgaaaagaaaatacttttggGTTGTTTTTGTCAGTTGTTCCATTTAAGATGGGAATGAAGAGTCTGTAGCTCATCTGCCTTTGTTTAATATACTTTGTCGTCACTTCTGgatgacattttcaaaacaaaacagaaaaaagttttaataatCTTCTACTCCACTCCCATGCTGCAGTCAGTTCATTCACCCAATGGCCCTCTCCACCACCGCTGAAGCCTCATGATGACTGTGTACACTGCA encodes:
- the mycn gene encoding N-myc protein isoform X1 yields the protein MPTISKNSDLEFDSLQPCFFPDEDDFYFCGPDAAPPGEDIWKKFELLPTPPLSPSRAALSGEPATADPEADPLGFGLGDPLDWASELLLLPEDDIWGASDDGDLFGSALDTTNPNSIIIQDCMWSGFSAREKLERVVTEKLGKAISTATAGGRSVCVKAPEVVSSSSSSMTECVDPAVVFPFPVNKKNCSRDLPGTVNTSTDHGSVSSDSEDEDDDEADEGEDEDDEDEEEDEEEDDEEEEEIDVVTVEKRRSTINKASPMATGTVTISVHPKCQEARGGVSVSGVVSRFVSRAPQELILKRSSVHQQQHNYAAPSPYASDDDPTPPPKKQKTSDAPRPSTRTISSSSLSSSMSCSSVTSTSGARSKRSTSGDSSPRGSSDSEDSERRRNHNILERQRRNDLRSSFLTLRDHVPELAHNEKAAKVLILKKATEYVSSLETEEMRLQRDKDRLQARRQQLMRRLEQARTR
- the mycn gene encoding N-myc protein isoform X2, producing the protein MPTISKNSDLEFDSLQPCFFPDEDDFYFCGPDAAPPGEDIWKKFELLPTPPLSPSRAALSGEPATADPEADPLGFGLGDPLDWASELLLLPEDDIWGASDDGDLFGSALDTTNPNSIIIQDCMWSGFSAREKLERVVTEKLGKAISTATAGGRSVCVKAPEVVSSSSSSMTECVDPAVVFPFPVNKKNCSRDLPGTVNTSTDHGSVSSDSDEDDDEADEGEDEDDEDEEEDEEEDDEEEEEIDVVTVEKRRSTINKASPMATGTVTISVHPKCQEARGGVSVSGVVSRFVSRAPQELILKRSSVHQQQHNYAAPSPYASDDDPTPPPKKQKTSDAPRPSTRTISSSSLSSSMSCSSVTSTSGARSKRSTSGDSSPRGSSDSEDSERRRNHNILERQRRNDLRSSFLTLRDHVPELAHNEKAAKVLILKKATEYVSSLETEEMRLQRDKDRLQARRQQLMRRLEQARTR